One Virgibacillus proomii DNA window includes the following coding sequences:
- a CDS encoding BMP family lipoprotein: protein MRKSYILLFVLLFLMLLASCSSEDKSEKSKETMSFGLLVTESGLGDASYSDSALRGLEKARDELGITFDYREPVERNFKEQLQELIDRDYDVIIGLGFNAQSAINELADQYPKKQFILLDADSDRENVISISFKVDEGSYLIGMLAGMKTKSDTVGFIGGEKLPAIQEFEQGFREGVKKVNKNAKVLVDYTGTFGDDKAGKDTANKQIKKGADFLFPVAGFTGIGALTEAQKKNIYAFGVDSDQFFVAEKAVVSSMLKNIDIALYNIVKEIVDGKAITGEHLELGIKEEGVGLAPIRIIKLSHNEQQKLNAVMEKGVD from the coding sequence ATGCGTAAGTCATACATATTGTTGTTCGTACTACTTTTTCTTATGCTTTTGGCGTCCTGTTCTTCAGAAGATAAAAGCGAGAAAAGTAAAGAGACAATGAGCTTTGGATTATTAGTAACTGAAAGTGGGTTAGGAGATGCTTCATATAGTGATTCTGCCCTTAGAGGGTTAGAAAAAGCCCGCGACGAACTCGGTATCACGTTTGATTATCGTGAACCTGTTGAGAGAAATTTCAAAGAACAATTGCAAGAACTTATAGACAGAGATTATGACGTCATCATTGGACTTGGATTTAATGCACAATCTGCCATCAATGAACTTGCTGATCAGTATCCCAAAAAACAATTCATTTTACTTGATGCTGATTCCGATCGTGAAAATGTAATTTCTATTTCCTTCAAAGTAGATGAGGGAAGTTATTTAATTGGAATGTTAGCTGGAATGAAGACAAAATCAGATACCGTTGGCTTCATAGGTGGGGAAAAACTTCCAGCAATCCAGGAATTTGAACAGGGCTTTCGCGAAGGCGTCAAAAAGGTGAATAAAAACGCAAAAGTACTTGTTGATTATACAGGAACGTTTGGCGATGATAAAGCTGGAAAGGATACGGCCAACAAACAAATTAAAAAAGGAGCAGATTTTCTTTTCCCTGTCGCTGGTTTTACAGGAATTGGAGCATTAACTGAGGCACAAAAAAAGAATATTTATGCTTTTGGGGTAGACAGTGATCAATTTTTTGTAGCAGAAAAAGCTGTCGTTTCTTCCATGCTAAAAAATATAGATATCGCCTTATATAATATTGTTAAAGAAATTGTAGATGGAAAAGCCATAACTGGTGAACATCTTGAGTTAGGAATTAAAGAAGAAGGGGTTGGCTTAGCCCCGATTCGAATCATTAAATTATCACATAATGAACAACAAAAACTCAATGCTGTCATGGAAAAAGGGGTTGATTAA
- a CDS encoding methyl-accepting chemotaxis protein gives MSIGKRLFIFSLIPLLLSLCLIVLILFEMNDIQKSSSDDVEILLEGKELRGTFLTTGQVLNNYASNPSEANKNEIKAQLETLNDDLKGIKKNLKTKEQQYWYERMSGKYQETRNVANDALDSKNANVIKREAARISGIMNDVFMLQRSADKWYANETLKRKEAINDIVTMMIFASIILVTVSLFSIWRLTAKTAQPIHRLAEMATSIAGGDLTINIDVDNKRKDEIGQLIYAFKQMVENLKQTIKAVEQIGNNVQTFSTDLTREMQILTESATQVATSTDEVAQGSQSISEEIQNVAAKVEQMNNNFERNVESSELSKQSSEVALDSVKNGQHLMKEQRTIMEQSMESTKSIETSVHSFVNYIEEIKSTAQLVKDIAEQTNLLALNAAIEAARAGDHGKGFAVVADEVRKLADESSEATRQIFLMVQNIHSGIANIEEATTHASSLSDKQAHSLNETVGAFTTIENKVSAISTQLGQLASDINVSSEMSSLIVASVQNISAVTEETAAGTEEISATAKEQQHSFQHVQEQAKQLEEMSDQLIVKLNQFKLDSES, from the coding sequence ATGTCTATCGGTAAACGATTATTTATTTTCTCATTAATTCCTTTGTTACTCAGCCTCTGCCTAATTGTTCTTATTCTGTTTGAAATGAACGATATTCAAAAATCCTCAAGTGATGATGTTGAAATATTGTTAGAAGGAAAAGAGTTGAGGGGTACTTTTTTGACAACCGGTCAGGTGCTTAACAACTATGCTTCCAACCCTTCTGAAGCAAATAAAAATGAAATTAAAGCACAGCTTGAGACTTTGAATGATGATTTAAAGGGAATAAAGAAAAATTTAAAAACGAAAGAGCAACAGTATTGGTATGAACGAATGTCAGGAAAGTATCAGGAAACAAGAAATGTTGCCAATGATGCTCTCGATTCAAAAAATGCAAATGTTATTAAACGAGAAGCAGCCAGAATATCCGGTATAATGAATGATGTCTTTATGCTCCAGCGTTCAGCTGATAAGTGGTATGCGAATGAAACTCTAAAACGTAAAGAAGCAATCAATGATATTGTTACAATGATGATTTTTGCCAGCATCATCTTAGTTACGGTTTCTCTTTTTTCCATCTGGCGCTTAACTGCTAAAACAGCACAACCCATTCACCGCTTAGCTGAAATGGCCACATCTATAGCTGGCGGGGATTTAACGATTAATATAGATGTAGACAATAAAAGAAAAGACGAAATTGGCCAATTGATTTACGCTTTTAAACAAATGGTTGAAAATTTGAAGCAGACTATTAAAGCTGTCGAACAAATAGGAAATAACGTACAAACATTTAGTACAGACTTGACACGCGAAATGCAAATTTTGACTGAGAGCGCTACCCAAGTAGCCACTTCAACGGACGAAGTCGCTCAAGGTAGTCAATCCATTTCTGAGGAAATCCAAAACGTAGCTGCAAAAGTGGAACAAATGAATAATAATTTTGAAAGAAATGTAGAAAGTAGTGAACTTTCCAAACAATCTAGTGAAGTAGCCTTAGACTCTGTAAAAAATGGGCAACACTTGATGAAAGAACAACGAACAATAATGGAACAAAGTATGGAGTCTACAAAATCCATTGAAACTTCCGTTCATTCTTTTGTTAACTATATCGAAGAAATTAAATCAACCGCTCAACTTGTCAAAGATATTGCTGAACAGACAAACCTTTTAGCTTTAAATGCAGCAATTGAAGCTGCACGTGCAGGAGATCATGGAAAAGGGTTTGCTGTTGTTGCAGATGAGGTTCGTAAACTCGCTGATGAATCTTCAGAAGCGACTAGACAAATCTTTTTAATGGTTCAAAATATTCATTCGGGTATTGCTAATATTGAAGAAGCAACGACACATGCAAGTTCTTTATCAGATAAACAAGCTCATTCACTGAATGAAACTGTCGGCGCTTTTACTACCATTGAAAACAAGGTGTCAGCAATCTCCACACAGCTTGGACAGCTAGCCTCCGATATCAATGTCTCAAGTGAGATGAGCTCACTTATTGTCGCTTCTGTCCAAAATATTAGTGCCGTGACCGAAGAAACAGCAGCTGGTACCGAGGAAATTTCAGCAACAGCTAAAGAACAGCAACATTCCTTCCAGCATGTACAAGAGCAAGCAAAGCAGCTTGAAGAAATGAGCGATCAATTAATAGTGAAGCTAAATCAATTTAAATTAGATTCGGAAAGCTAG